The genomic DNA CAAGAGTATAGCCGTTCGGCAAAGGATTCTTCCCCCAGGTGGTCGCAAGGGACTGTAGCACGATCGACAGCATGGCAAGAAGCGGGAACAGGACGAGTACGAAAGAATAAACGGAAAGCGTGCGCGTCAATCCCTTTGAATCATTCAGCTTCTGCTGCTTCGGTTTCCCTGAAACGGAGCCATAGTTCTTCCCCTTCGTGAACAGATGCTGCAGCCAGAAGAAGAAGGCCGCCACGAGGACCATGATCACCGTCAGGATCGCAGCTCCGCCCCAGTTGAAGAATCCAGCGATTTCCCGGTACGCTTCGACCACGAGGAGGTTCATCTCCTTCGGTGCCAGGATGATCGGCGTCCCGAAATCGGAGAACGAAACCGTGAAGATCAAGAGTGCACTTGAGATCACACCCGGAATGGCCAGGGGAAACGTGACGAAGATAAACGTGAACCAGTTCTTCGCTCCAAGGTTCAAGGATGCCTCCTCAAGGGAGATATCACTCACCTTGAATGCCGCCACCATCGGCCACAGGGCATACGGGAAGAAGAAAAACACCTGCACCAGGACGATTCCGGCCATGGAATAAGGGTCGATCAGCATCCCTTCCCCGCCGAGCTTCTGATAGATGTACGTCACCCACCCCGAACGGCCGAACATGATGATCACGGCATACGCCGAGATGAACGTCGGAACGATGAGGGGGATCGTACAGAGTGCTGAAATCGTCTTCTTGAGCGGCATCGTCGTCCGTGCAATCCCATAGGCGATCGGCACGCACATGACGATGACGATCAGTGCGACCAGGACGGCGAGCCCAAGACTGTTTTTAACCGCTGAGAAATAGGTTTTATTCGTGAAGATCTTTTCATAGTTTTCAAGGGACACGGCCTTGAACTTCTCCACCGTGGAGCTGAAGATCGTCGGATCCGTGATGGAGCCGAGTAGGTTCACGGGCTGCCCCGTGAAGCTGACAAGGAACACCGACAGGAGCGGAAGGATCAGGAATACACCAAAGAAAAGATAAATGAGGATCTTGACGACGCTTAGTCCATTCCACCGTCCCTTCATATGAGAAGCACCCTTTCAGGATCGATGGTGAGCTGGATCATTTCCCCTTCGGTAAGAATTGGTTCACCCGGTACGAATGTCGTATCCACGACAAGCTGATACTCATCGACTTGAACGTCATAGCGGACGATGGACCCGAGGTAGGTGGAGACGAGCACTTTTCCTTCGATGATGTTTGTCGCTTCACTTGTGATGGTCCCGGGCTTGAAGGTATTGATGTTTTCCGGACGGACGATGACATTGACCTCTTTATGGTCCACGCGGTGGGTCGATTTCAGCACATAACCTGCACCCTTCACGACGGAATAGCCGTTTTCCGTATCCACGACGGTCCCCTTCATGACGTTCGACGTACCGACAAAATTCGCAATGAAGGGAGTCGAAGGCCTGCTGTAGAGCTCGATGGGCGTCCCGATCTGTTTCACTTCCCCGCTGTCCATGACCGCTACCCTGTCCGCCATGCTCATGGCCTCCTCCTGGTCATGGGTAACGAAGATTGTCGTGATGCCGAGGTCCTGCTGGATGCGCCTGATCGTGTTCCGCATGGAATGGCGAAGCTTTTGGTCAAGGTTTGAAAGTGGCTCATCCATGAGGAGGACCGCTGGCTCCATGATCAGGGCGCGGGCAAGGGCGACACGCTGCTGCTGGCCTCCTGAAAGCTCGCTCGTCAGACGCTTCGCATGCTTGTCGAGTTCTACGTATTCCAGGATCTCCATGACCTTTTGCTCCATGGCTTTCGGATACCGGCCGAGCTTCCGGTTCAAAAGCCGCATGTAAATCGGAAGCTTGGCGGCTACGTTGCTCGCATTCAGCTGTTTGATGTTGAGGCTGTAGGCGACGTTTTCAAACACATTCATGTGGGGGAACAAGGCGTAGCTCTGGAACACCATCCCGCAGTTCCGCTGATTGGGCGGAATGCGGTTCACCTCTTTTTGTCCGATGGTGATGATGCCGGATGTCGGCTGTTCAAAACCTGCAATACAGCGCATCGTGGTCGTCTTCCCGCACCCCGAAGGGCCGAGGAGGGCGAAGAATTCCCCCTCCTGAATATCAAGATCGACGTTCTTTAGCGCCTGCACTCCGGAAAATTCTTTTGTTAGTTGTGTCACTTTGACTGATCCCATTCTTATCTCATCCCCTATTTTGGTGTATTACTGAAACTTATCTTTCCATTCGTTCCTTACGCGATCGTAATTCTCATTCACCCAGTCGATATCAAGATCGACGGCATGCGGTTTGACTTTTTCAAGTGTAAGAGGGGTCTTGGACTCCACTTCCGGGTTGATCGGGATATGATACCAGTTGGCTAGGATCTGCTGACCATCCTTGGAGAGAAGGAAATCCATGAGCTTCTTGCCGCCATCGGGATTCGGTCCGCCTTCAACAATGGATACAGGGTTCGTCAGGATCGGTGTTTTATCCGGAACAACGAAATCGACGCTTTCCCCTTTTGCTTTCTGCTCGTAAGCCATGAAGTCGAAGCCGACTCCGATATGGGCTTCACCCATTGAGACCGCTTTCGTTGGAGCGGAACCTGAATCCGGCATGGAGTTTGCCTGATCTACGAGCTTTTCAAAGTACTCCCAGCCCTCTTTCTCACCGCGTTGCATCATCTGATTCAGCACCATGAGGGTTGCGGTCCCAGATGCAGCCGGGTTGGAGAATTGGATCTTTCCTTTCCACTTCGGATCAAGAAGATCATCCCATGTCTTCGGCGCTTCTTCCTCCGATACAAGCTCTGTATTATAAGCAAATCCGAGAACGAAGATTTCCGTACCCACATATTTGCCGTCTTCATGCTTCACCTTGATGCCATCTTCCACTGTGTCCCAATCTTTGGCGAAATCCGGAATGTAGGAACCGATGATCCCTTTATCCGCTGCCGCTTCAAACGGAAGGATCCCGCCGCCCCCATACCAGACGTCCCCTTGGGGATTATCCTTTTCTGCCATCATCCGGTTTACCAATACGTTCGTTCCCGCATACTGAACGTCAACGGAACCACCGTGGAGTTCCTCGAATTTTTGACCGAGCTCCTTCGTCATATCCGGTGTTTCCGGAGAATAGAACGTAATCTGTCCCGTTTTGCCGTCTCCATCACCGGAACTCTTGTCTCCTGCGCAACCTGCAAGCAGGCTTCCTGCCAGGATCATGGAAGCCACGACCGATAGTGATTTTTTCATCTTGAAATCCCCCTATTTTGTTTTTCGAGTTTCCGGGCAAAGAAAAAGAGAAGACGCACCAATGTAAACCCTTACATTTTAAGGGTTATCAATTGGGCTTCTTCTCAAAGTCTCTTCCCAGTCCTATTCGATTACATTTATTATACAAAAATATCTGAATTTTACAACATATAATTTACAAATTGTTTACAAATGGGAATAAGGGCATGGATGCCCACGCCCTTCTCTCTTACTCTATTCGTTTCGTAAATAAGTGGAATGAAACGCCAAATGGATCCCTC from Rossellomorea marisflavi includes the following:
- a CDS encoding ABC transporter permease → MKGRWNGLSVVKILIYLFFGVFLILPLLSVFLVSFTGQPVNLLGSITDPTIFSSTVEKFKAVSLENYEKIFTNKTYFSAVKNSLGLAVLVALIVIVMCVPIAYGIARTTMPLKKTISALCTIPLIVPTFISAYAVIIMFGRSGWVTYIYQKLGGEGMLIDPYSMAGIVLVQVFFFFPYALWPMVAAFKVSDISLEEASLNLGAKNWFTFIFVTFPLAIPGVISSALLIFTVSFSDFGTPIILAPKEMNLLVVEAYREIAGFFNWGGAAILTVIMVLVAAFFFWLQHLFTKGKNYGSVSGKPKQQKLNDSKGLTRTLSVYSFVLVLFPLLAMLSIVLQSLATTWGKNPLPNGYTLDHYKTIFTSSLGNIQNSIVLALGALVLSVIIATFVSYFVVRQNSNKLDFMTSIPLVVPGIAFGIALIQTFNTAPLHLTGTAVLLIVAYTIRRLPYMVRSTMGTMRAIKQDIEEAAVNLGATSLTAAITIIGPLMLPGIAAGSILVFITVIKETSISILLAPADWAPMSLAIFQNILRGEYYTAAAMSVVLVIIVLLLQAIANRMSKNQL
- a CDS encoding ABC transporter ATP-binding protein, which codes for MTQLTKEFSGVQALKNVDLDIQEGEFFALLGPSGCGKTTTMRCIAGFEQPTSGIITIGQKEVNRIPPNQRNCGMVFQSYALFPHMNVFENVAYSLNIKQLNASNVAAKLPIYMRLLNRKLGRYPKAMEQKVMEILEYVELDKHAKRLTSELSGGQQQRVALARALIMEPAVLLMDEPLSNLDQKLRHSMRNTIRRIQQDLGITTIFVTHDQEEAMSMADRVAVMDSGEVKQIGTPIELYSRPSTPFIANFVGTSNVMKGTVVDTENGYSVVKGAGYVLKSTHRVDHKEVNVIVRPENINTFKPGTITSEATNIIEGKVLVSTYLGSIVRYDVQVDEYQLVVDTTFVPGEPILTEGEMIQLTIDPERVLLI
- a CDS encoding ABC transporter substrate-binding protein, translating into MKKSLSVVASMILAGSLLAGCAGDKSSGDGDGKTGQITFYSPETPDMTKELGQKFEELHGGSVDVQYAGTNVLVNRMMAEKDNPQGDVWYGGGGILPFEAAADKGIIGSYIPDFAKDWDTVEDGIKVKHEDGKYVGTEIFVLGFAYNTELVSEEEAPKTWDDLLDPKWKGKIQFSNPAASGTATLMVLNQMMQRGEKEGWEYFEKLVDQANSMPDSGSAPTKAVSMGEAHIGVGFDFMAYEQKAKGESVDFVVPDKTPILTNPVSIVEGGPNPDGGKKLMDFLLSKDGQQILANWYHIPINPEVESKTPLTLEKVKPHAVDLDIDWVNENYDRVRNEWKDKFQ